A part of Amycolatopsis lurida genomic DNA contains:
- a CDS encoding SRPBCC family protein, protein MVDVTSQINSVQRKLGKRVVEAGEAVTATVSQVYDTGLDDLWDACTNPQRIPRWFLPISGELRVGGKYQLEGNAGGTIERCDPPKSFAATWEYGGDVSWIELRLSPEADGRTRFELDHTAVPNEHWNQFGPGAVGIGWDMMLNGLALHLESGEAADPEAAMAWMTSEEGVRFMTLSNEAWYEADVANGTDAATARTRADATLAAYTAPPES, encoded by the coding sequence ATGGTCGACGTGACCAGCCAGATCAACTCCGTCCAGCGCAAACTGGGCAAGCGCGTGGTCGAAGCGGGTGAGGCGGTGACGGCCACCGTCAGCCAGGTCTACGACACCGGCCTCGACGACCTCTGGGACGCTTGCACCAATCCCCAACGCATCCCGCGCTGGTTCCTGCCGATCAGCGGCGAGCTGCGCGTCGGCGGCAAGTACCAGCTCGAAGGCAACGCGGGCGGAACGATCGAGCGCTGCGACCCGCCGAAGAGCTTCGCGGCCACCTGGGAGTACGGCGGCGACGTCAGCTGGATCGAACTCCGGCTGAGCCCCGAAGCCGACGGGCGGACGCGGTTCGAACTCGACCACACCGCCGTACCCAATGAACACTGGAACCAGTTCGGGCCCGGCGCCGTGGGCATCGGCTGGGACATGATGCTGAACGGGCTCGCGCTGCACCTCGAATCCGGCGAGGCCGCCGACCCCGAGGCCGCCATGGCCTGGATGACCAGCGAAGAGGGCGTGCGGTTCATGACGTTGAGCAACGAGGCCTGGTACGAGGCCGACGTCGCCAACGGCACGGACGCCGCCACTGCCCGCACCCGCGCCGACGCCACCTTGGCCGCCTACACCGCGCCGCCGGAGAGCTGA
- a CDS encoding ESX secretion-associated protein EspG, whose product MVLARPVEITLDTLLTAFRHAGCGDPHLIFAGGLRYIPPSSRNGEDRAAFEELGGLGFTEGKRLTSDFEDVLHILDRPNTEYYATLRTETEQYNVLVAVRGRAAVTAICEGNRVWLKGVRTADRAAALVMNLPEYPSARFAPFSLPQDDFNDSGGDGLYDEPESRSREARQLDEVFDQPYFGVGFFAAAMRPDGGKRTEATDGLSYLDLDAGRVAMHVSGSPRNRYITVLPGEPTLLAQKVAALRASLDH is encoded by the coding sequence GTGGTGCTCGCGCGCCCGGTCGAGATCACGCTCGACACCTTGTTGACCGCGTTCCGTCACGCCGGCTGCGGAGATCCGCATCTGATCTTCGCCGGCGGGCTGCGCTACATCCCGCCGTCGTCGCGAAACGGCGAGGACAGGGCGGCGTTCGAGGAGCTCGGCGGGCTTGGGTTCACCGAGGGCAAGCGGCTGACCAGCGACTTCGAGGACGTCCTGCACATACTCGACCGGCCGAACACCGAGTACTACGCGACGTTGCGAACGGAGACGGAACAGTACAACGTGCTCGTCGCCGTCCGCGGACGTGCCGCGGTGACCGCGATCTGCGAAGGCAACCGCGTGTGGCTGAAAGGCGTACGGACCGCCGACCGCGCGGCGGCGCTCGTGATGAACCTGCCCGAGTACCCGTCGGCGCGGTTCGCCCCGTTCTCCTTGCCCCAAGACGACTTCAACGACAGCGGTGGGGACGGTCTCTACGACGAGCCCGAGTCCCGAAGCCGCGAAGCGCGGCAGCTGGACGAGGTCTTCGACCAGCCCTATTTCGGGGTCGGTTTCTTCGCCGCGGCCATGCGCCCCGACGGGGGTAAACGCACAGAGGCCACGGACGGCCTGTCCTATTTGGACCTCGACGCCGGACGCGTGGCCATGCACGTGAGCGGTTCTCCCCGGAACCGGTACATCACCGTCCTGCCCGGCGAACCCACACTACTGGCCCAGAAAGTCGCCGCACTGCGCGCGAGCCTCGATCACTGA
- a CDS encoding HNH endonuclease, giving the protein MIAIRRVALPERVVDDLEELTARIPPGDTKEARRLWRVSRAVRRSLRAGLDVMAAGRGYCMYCGDGLGSTVDHFEPIARNPGRAFDWLNHVLACEYCNSHHKRDLFPVDEDGNSLLIDPTAEDPLEHLFLVLSIGTYRALTAKGEQTIKVCGLNRAQLARGRETAVNQVSALVLGWWAARELGDDGKRRAMVWTLLDQPHADVLHAMLRQAEMPGARAVFRVDDELIKLLRAPELAEDLQLSGGAV; this is encoded by the coding sequence GTGATCGCGATCCGCCGGGTCGCGCTGCCGGAGCGGGTGGTGGACGATCTCGAAGAGCTGACGGCGCGGATCCCTCCCGGTGACACGAAAGAAGCCCGGCGGCTTTGGCGGGTTTCGCGTGCCGTGCGGCGTTCTCTGCGGGCGGGCCTGGACGTGATGGCCGCCGGCCGCGGCTACTGCATGTACTGCGGCGACGGCCTCGGGTCCACTGTGGACCATTTCGAGCCGATCGCGCGGAATCCGGGGCGCGCGTTCGACTGGCTCAACCACGTGCTCGCCTGCGAGTACTGCAACAGCCACCACAAACGCGATCTCTTCCCGGTGGACGAAGACGGCAACAGCCTGCTCATCGATCCGACCGCCGAAGACCCGCTGGAGCACTTGTTCTTGGTGCTGTCGATCGGGACCTACCGCGCGCTGACCGCGAAGGGCGAGCAGACCATCAAGGTGTGCGGGCTGAACCGCGCGCAACTGGCGCGGGGGCGGGAAACGGCGGTCAACCAGGTGAGCGCGCTCGTCCTGGGCTGGTGGGCCGCGCGCGAACTGGGCGACGACGGGAAGCGGCGCGCGATGGTCTGGACCCTGCTCGACCAGCCGCACGCCGACGTCCTCCACGCGATGCTCCGGCAGGCGGAGATGCCGGGAGCCCGCGCCGTGTTCCGAGTGGACGACGAGCTCATCAAGCTGCTTCGCGCCCCGGAACTCGCCGAGGACCTTCAGCTCTCCGGCGGCGCGGTGTAG
- a CDS encoding PPE domain-containing protein, which produces MPAGPLTAAQIYEQVTGGEGTGSLSEAQIRAFNLTAKHHERAQKLTALTQKTMAGWQGGASDAAADATKPVVEAAYDDAMHLAVAQSAISAQMDAFGTAKNSVKPVPPEQPAPTAEDVKALMGGGGQFTYWDRVKGYQADSQHNIDTFSSYHSASTANGDELPAQYAQLTDPGGSVTLDEGGAGKPAVRGFGDGSDGREHGVGEPYRGPSGPSGPSGPSGPNGPSTPAPGAADSGPQPEQGPQPGQHQPYPVGHQPDDGTRANSYTPPQTTPVVPPAANLDFGPTGKPNPTYNTPGAFPPGYGPGTSGPAVPGSGARSPGGPGGGGFRGGVPGPGGTGGPGQQPGMGGRSGAGMPGEGVAGRGAAGTAGAAGRGGANGMPMAPGAARGKGEEDKEKKAPAYLQNPDPDETFGGYIEKPMPPVIGEKKK; this is translated from the coding sequence ATGCCGGCAGGACCGCTCACTGCAGCCCAGATCTACGAACAGGTCACCGGAGGCGAAGGCACCGGTTCACTCTCTGAAGCACAGATCCGTGCCTTCAACCTGACCGCCAAGCACCACGAGCGCGCGCAGAAGCTCACCGCGCTCACCCAGAAGACCATGGCCGGCTGGCAGGGTGGCGCCAGCGACGCGGCCGCCGACGCGACGAAGCCTGTCGTGGAAGCCGCGTACGACGACGCGATGCATCTGGCCGTGGCGCAATCGGCGATCAGCGCGCAGATGGACGCGTTTGGCACGGCCAAGAACTCGGTCAAGCCGGTTCCGCCCGAGCAGCCGGCCCCGACGGCCGAAGACGTCAAGGCGCTCATGGGTGGCGGCGGCCAGTTCACCTACTGGGACAGGGTCAAGGGGTACCAGGCCGACAGCCAGCACAACATCGACACCTTCTCGAGCTACCACTCCGCCAGCACCGCCAACGGTGACGAGCTGCCCGCCCAGTACGCGCAGCTCACCGACCCCGGTGGCAGCGTCACCTTGGACGAGGGCGGTGCCGGGAAACCGGCGGTCAGGGGATTCGGCGACGGCTCCGACGGACGCGAACACGGTGTCGGCGAGCCCTACCGAGGCCCCAGTGGCCCCAGTGGCCCCAGCGGACCGAGCGGCCCCAACGGGCCGAGTACACCGGCACCGGGCGCAGCTGACAGCGGCCCGCAGCCTGAGCAAGGGCCCCAGCCCGGTCAGCATCAGCCCTACCCCGTCGGGCATCAGCCGGACGACGGAACTCGCGCGAATTCGTACACGCCACCCCAGACCACTCCGGTCGTGCCGCCTGCGGCGAACCTCGACTTCGGGCCGACCGGCAAGCCGAACCCGACGTACAACACGCCCGGAGCCTTCCCGCCCGGGTACGGCCCGGGAACGAGCGGTCCCGCGGTCCCGGGTTCGGGCGCCAGGTCACCAGGTGGGCCAGGCGGCGGCGGTTTCCGCGGCGGCGTCCCCGGGCCCGGTGGGACAGGCGGTCCCGGACAACAGCCCGGTATGGGTGGCCGAAGCGGCGCCGGGATGCCCGGCGAGGGCGTGGCCGGCCGTGGTGCGGCGGGCACGGCAGGCGCCGCCGGTCGTGGCGGGGCGAACGGGATGCCGATGGCGCCCGGCGCGGCTCGCGGGAAGGGCGAGGAGGACAAGGAGAAGAAGGCTCCGGCGTACCTCCAGAACCCGGATCCCGACGAGACCTTCGGCGGCTACATCGAAAAGCCGATGCCGCCGGTGATCGGCGAGAAGAAGAAGTAG
- a CDS encoding AAA family ATPase, whose product MYIERVRLENIRGFSGARAVDLRLPGPGWVVLAGRNGSGKTSLLRAIAVAAAPDVAWGLLSDAGSWISNDQTSGSIELSVMREEGPAPVEVRWLDSGLLPISGLPPGQPFCAAYGPFRRLAGGSGEAESWMRGAGSLARMASLFHEDASLAEGVTWLINQHLRALEGKAGARELKDAALEILGDGLLPGGYRIRDVDSDGLWVEYRGDRFPLREMSDGYRTVTALVVDLLKQLDGAGLDHESPGVVIIDEVDAHLHVSWQKRMGSWFKAHFPRIQFIVTTHSPYVCQAADPGGLIRLSGPDEDVPPRVVSEELYERVVFGSGDDAVLSDLFGLDTPYSPQAVELREHLAELEFQVASGRADANGVREWERLRGMLSSSPPSRVDEVARRFEADDR is encoded by the coding sequence ATGTACATCGAGCGGGTCCGGCTGGAGAACATCCGCGGCTTCAGCGGCGCCCGCGCCGTCGACCTCCGGCTGCCCGGCCCTGGCTGGGTGGTGCTCGCGGGGCGCAACGGTTCCGGCAAGACGTCGCTGCTGCGCGCCATCGCGGTCGCGGCGGCGCCGGACGTCGCCTGGGGGCTGCTGTCGGACGCCGGCAGCTGGATCTCGAACGATCAGACGTCCGGATCGATCGAGCTGTCGGTGATGCGCGAAGAGGGCCCGGCGCCGGTCGAGGTCCGCTGGCTCGACTCCGGCCTGCTGCCGATTTCCGGGCTTCCGCCTGGCCAGCCGTTCTGCGCGGCGTATGGGCCCTTCCGGCGGCTCGCGGGCGGGAGCGGCGAGGCCGAGTCGTGGATGCGCGGCGCGGGATCGCTGGCGCGGATGGCCAGCCTGTTCCACGAAGACGCCTCGCTCGCCGAGGGCGTCACCTGGCTGATCAACCAGCATCTCCGTGCCCTGGAAGGAAAAGCGGGCGCCCGTGAGCTGAAGGACGCGGCGCTGGAGATCCTCGGTGACGGCCTCCTGCCCGGCGGGTACCGGATCCGGGACGTCGATTCGGACGGGCTCTGGGTCGAGTACCGGGGCGACCGGTTCCCGCTGCGCGAGATGAGCGACGGCTACCGCACGGTGACCGCGCTCGTGGTCGACCTGCTCAAACAACTCGACGGCGCCGGCCTCGACCACGAGAGTCCCGGTGTCGTGATCATCGACGAGGTGGACGCGCATCTCCACGTGTCGTGGCAGAAACGCATGGGGTCGTGGTTCAAGGCGCATTTCCCGCGGATCCAGTTCATCGTCACCACGCACAGCCCCTACGTCTGCCAGGCCGCCGACCCGGGCGGCCTCATCCGGCTTTCGGGGCCCGACGAGGACGTCCCGCCGCGCGTGGTTTCCGAGGAGCTGTACGAGCGGGTCGTGTTCGGCTCCGGCGACGACGCCGTGCTGTCCGACCTTTTCGGCTTGGACACGCCGTATTCGCCGCAGGCGGTCGAATTGCGGGAGCATTTGGCCGAGCTCGAATTCCAGGTGGCTTCCGGCCGCGCGGACGCGAACGGCGTCCGGGAATGGGAACGGCTGCGGGGCATGCTGAGCAGTTCGCCGCCGAGCCGGGTCGACGAGGTGGCCAGGCGGTTCGAGGCCGACGATCGGTGA
- a CDS encoding helix-turn-helix domain-containing protein, whose amino-acid sequence MPKPRPAPHARALADGLRVARKAARLAATEVADKLAWSQSTISRIETGTRAASAEEVSALLAVYQVTGERREALLSLSRDSGPWWFADVALQSETLAQYEKEATKIVAFGVTFLPDLLQTPSYARAASSALRRKLMEQKRFVAYIDEGALHRQVGGPRVMANQLRHLISMAERPNVELRVIPFAAGAHAGGAYVLLEFGDASPVVYLEHRRCGLFLHRPCDVAPYLRPTMDAVALDPVRSVRLIESVIEARAQCGDFLGQ is encoded by the coding sequence ATGCCGAAGCCGAGACCTGCACCCCATGCGAGGGCCCTCGCCGACGGACTTCGAGTCGCGCGGAAGGCCGCCAGACTGGCCGCGACCGAAGTGGCCGACAAACTGGCGTGGTCCCAGTCGACGATCAGCCGGATCGAAACCGGTACGCGTGCGGCGTCCGCGGAAGAGGTGTCGGCGCTGCTCGCGGTGTATCAGGTCACCGGGGAGCGACGAGAGGCGCTGCTCTCGCTGTCTCGCGACAGCGGGCCGTGGTGGTTCGCCGACGTGGCTCTTCAGAGTGAAACGCTTGCGCAATACGAAAAGGAGGCCACCAAGATCGTCGCCTTCGGGGTCACGTTCCTGCCGGATCTGCTGCAGACTCCCTCCTACGCGAGAGCCGCGTCCTCGGCACTGCGGCGCAAACTGATGGAGCAGAAGAGGTTCGTCGCGTATATCGACGAAGGGGCGCTGCATCGCCAGGTCGGTGGGCCGCGGGTGATGGCGAATCAGCTTCGGCATCTCATCTCGATGGCGGAGCGGCCCAACGTCGAACTCCGGGTCATCCCGTTCGCCGCCGGGGCACATGCGGGCGGTGCCTACGTCTTGCTGGAATTCGGCGACGCATCGCCGGTGGTGTACCTGGAGCATCGGCGATGCGGGCTGTTCCTGCACCGGCCCTGCGATGTCGCGCCCTACCTTCGGCCCACTATGGACGCCGTCGCGCTGGATCCGGTGCGGTCGGTGCGCCTGATCGAGTCAGTGATCGAGGCTCGCGCGCAGTGCGGCGACTTTCTGGGCCAGTAG
- a CDS encoding DUF3558 domain-containing protein translates to MRRTILVLSAAALVLSACSTPTTNGTPTPSTTGSSPSPSNSASLPPGVPKVEHSIDVTQFKQAPCTALTDAQAKEILGPTTESKQRDGAAGPACRWTVPSSLNPRIDVVFGSGPDGGTASVYAAKGKAYKLVEPLEPIDGYPVTAYGVTDRRAEGDCSVSLGISDTQTIGIALLQSEANIGKKDPCDAAREGAVRVLATIRGGN, encoded by the coding sequence ATGCGACGCACCATTCTCGTCCTTAGCGCGGCCGCGCTCGTTCTCTCCGCGTGCTCGACGCCCACCACCAATGGCACTCCCACACCCAGCACCACCGGGTCAAGCCCGAGTCCCTCGAACTCGGCCAGCCTGCCGCCTGGTGTGCCCAAGGTCGAGCACTCGATCGACGTGACACAGTTCAAGCAGGCCCCCTGCACTGCCCTCACTGATGCACAGGCCAAAGAGATCCTCGGACCTACTACCGAATCCAAGCAGCGAGACGGAGCAGCGGGTCCTGCCTGCAGGTGGACCGTGCCTTCGTCTCTCAATCCACGGATCGACGTGGTCTTTGGCAGCGGTCCAGATGGAGGCACGGCTAGCGTCTATGCCGCAAAGGGAAAGGCTTACAAACTCGTCGAACCGCTTGAGCCCATTGACGGCTACCCGGTGACTGCATACGGCGTCACGGACCGCCGTGCCGAAGGCGACTGCTCAGTCTCGCTAGGAATCAGCGACACACAAACCATTGGCATCGCCTTGCTCCAGTCCGAGGCGAATATCGGCAAGAAGGACCCCTGCGACGCCGCTCGTGAAGGCGCAGTCAGGGTGCTGGCCACCATTCGAGGGGGCAACTGA